One window from the genome of Cricetulus griseus strain 17A/GY chromosome 2, alternate assembly CriGri-PICRH-1.0, whole genome shotgun sequence encodes:
- the Cby1 gene encoding protein chibby homolog 1, with protein sequence MPLFGSIFSPKKTPPRKSASLSNLHSLDRSTRELELGLDYGTPTMNLAGQNLKFENGQWVADTVISGGVDRRETQRLRKRNQQLEEENNLLRLKVDILLDMLSETTAESHLKDKELDELKIINRRRK encoded by the exons ATGCCTCTCTTTGGGAGTATATTCAGTCCAAAGAAGACCCCTCCTCGGaagtctgcctctctctccaatCTGCATTCT TTAGATCGGTCAACGCGGGAATTGGAGCTGGGCCTTGACTATGGAACTCCCACCATGAACCTAGCAGGGCAAAACTTGAAGTTTGAAAATGGCCAGTGGGTAGCAG ACACAGTGATTAGTGGGGGCGTGGATCGGAGGGAGACTCAGCGCCTGCGCAAACGGAACCAGCAGTTGGAAGAAGAGAATAATCTTTTGCGGCTCAAAGTGGACATCCTGCTGGACATG CTTTCAGAGACCACTGCTGAGTCCCACTTAAAGGATAAAGAACTGGATGAGCTGAAGATTATCAACCGCAGGAGGAAGTGA
- the Josd1 gene encoding josephin-1 isoform X2, producing the protein MSCMPWKGDKAKSESLELPQAAPPQIYHEKQRRELCALHALNNVFQDSNAFTRETLQEIFQRLSPNTMVTPHKKSMLGNGNYDVNVIMAALQTKGYEAVWWDKRRDVGVIALTNVMGFIMNLPSSLCWGPLKLPLKRQHWICVREVGGAYYNLDSKLKMPEWIGGERNF; encoded by the exons ATGAGTTGCATGCCATGGAAAGGAGACAAGGCCAAATCTGAATCCTTGGAGCTTCCCCAGGCAGCACCCCCACAAATCTACCATGAGAAACAACGCAGGGAGCTCTGTGCCCTTCACGCCCTCAACAATGTCTTCCAGGACAGCAATGCCTTCACGAGGGAAACGCTGCAGGAGATTTTCCAGAG GTTGTCTCCAAATACTATGGTGACGCCCCACAAGAAGAGCATGCTGGGAAATGGGAACTATGATGTGAATGTCATCATGGCAGCACTTCAAACCAAAGGCTATGAAGCTGTTTGGTGGGACAAGCGCAG GGACGTGGGTGTCATCGCTCTCACTAATGTCATGGGCTTCATCATGAACCTGCCCTCCAGCCTGTGCTGGGGTCCCCTCAAGTTGCCTCTCAAAAGGCAGCACTGGATCTGCGTTCGTGAGGTGGGAGGGGCCTACTACAACCTTGACTCCAAACTCAAGATGCCGGAGTGGATTGGAGGCGAGA GAAATTTCTAA
- the Tomm22 gene encoding mitochondrial import receptor subunit TOM22 homolog — protein sequence MAAAVAAAGAGEPLSPDELLPKAEVEKAEEELEEDEDDELDETLSERLWGLTEMFPERVRSAAGATFDLSLFVAQKMYRFSRAALWIGTTSFMILVLPVVFETEKLQMEQQQQLQQRQILLGPNTGLSGGMPGALPPLPGKI from the exons ATGGCCGCTGCCGTCGCTGCAGCCGGCGCTGGGGAGCCCCTGTCCCCGGACGAATTGCTCCCGAAAGCCGAGGTGGAGAAGGCCGAAGAGGAGCTGGAAGAGGACGAGGACGACGAG CTAGATGAGACCCTGTCGGAGAGACTGTGGGGTCTGACGGAGATGTTTCCGGAGAGGGTCCGGTCTGCCGCCGGAGCCACCTTTGATCTCTCGCTCTTCGTGGCTCAGAAGATGTACAG ATTTTCCAGGGCAGCTTTGTGGATTGGGACCACTTCCTTTATGATCCTGGTACTTCCAGTTGTCTTTGAGACGGAAAAGTTGCAAATGGAGCAACAACAGCAACTGCAGCAGCGGCAG ataCTGTTGGGGCCTAACACAGGGCTGTCAGGAGGAATGCCAGGGGCTCTACCTCCACTTCCTGGAAAGATCTAG
- the Josd1 gene encoding josephin-1 isoform X1, translated as MSCMPWKGDKAKSESLELPQAAPPQIYHEKQRRELCALHALNNVFQDSNAFTRETLQEIFQRLSPNTMVTPHKKSMLGNGNYDVNVIMAALQTKGYEAVWWDKRRDVGVIALTNVMGFIMNLPSSLCWGPLKLPLKRQHWICVREVGGAYYNLDSKLKMPEWIGGESELRKFLKYHLRGKNCELLLVVPEEVEAHQSWRADV; from the exons ATGAGTTGCATGCCATGGAAAGGAGACAAGGCCAAATCTGAATCCTTGGAGCTTCCCCAGGCAGCACCCCCACAAATCTACCATGAGAAACAACGCAGGGAGCTCTGTGCCCTTCACGCCCTCAACAATGTCTTCCAGGACAGCAATGCCTTCACGAGGGAAACGCTGCAGGAGATTTTCCAGAG GTTGTCTCCAAATACTATGGTGACGCCCCACAAGAAGAGCATGCTGGGAAATGGGAACTATGATGTGAATGTCATCATGGCAGCACTTCAAACCAAAGGCTATGAAGCTGTTTGGTGGGACAAGCGCAG GGACGTGGGTGTCATCGCTCTCACTAATGTCATGGGCTTCATCATGAACCTGCCCTCCAGCCTGTGCTGGGGTCCCCTCAAGTTGCCTCTCAAAAGGCAGCACTGGATCTGCGTTCGTGAGGTGGGAGGGGCCTACTACAACCTTGACTCCAAACTCAAGATGCCGGAGTGGATTGGAGGCGAGAGTGAGCTCAG GAAATTTCTAAAATACCATTTGCGAGGAAAAAACTGTGAACTCCTACTGGTGGTACCAGAAGAAGTGGAAGCCCATCAGAGCTGGAGGGCAGATGTGTGA